AGGGAGTTTTCCCTCTGAATATTGAGCCatggtatttttttccatgagacGGGCTGTAATTCAAACAGGAATCAGTCCCAGGAAGGCTTTAATGCTTTATTGAATGAGTCGTGGGACCGCGGGGTCGCTCTCccttgcctcagtttctcctCGGGGGCTGCTGGTGCCTTTTGGGCAGCTGCTTCCACACTGGGTCAAATGAATTTCGGAGCTTTAACATGCAGCTCCTCAGCCCTAACGTGGCCTGCGGCAAGGATGGAGTGGCATTGGCAGTAACCAGTCTCtagttgggtggttttttttttttttggggggtgatttgCTAAATTTCTCTCCTTAGTTTCCACCACTTGGCACAGTAACGATGACGACGTGTACCGGGCCCCTCCGATCGACCGCTCCATCCTGCCCACGGCCCCGCGGGCTGCTCGGGAACCCAACATAGACAGAAGCCGCCTCCCAAAATCCCCCCCCTACACTGCCTTCCTGGGAAACCTGCCCTACGACGTGACAGAAGAATCCATCAAGGACTTTTTCAGAGGACTCAACGTGAGTACCGGCTCGGAACCCGGTCTGGACTGTGGGGCAGGGCGCTCCTCGGGGTAACATGGGCTGtaaaaatcaggatttttggACGTTGCCATCCCCGTTTGTGCTCCGTCTGTGTCGCTTCCCGCTTCACTGCGGCTCAGCCGAGGCAGCTCCTGGCTCCTCAGGGGTGTGGAGGGGCCGTTTCCAGCCACCCGTGGCTGCTGGATCGGCGACCAGCTGCTCCAGCCGCGATGGTGACGCAGCGAGAACCCTTTTAAAGCAGGCGGCTGGTGTTTCTTCTGCTGAACCAGGCGAAAGGGGGGAGTCGGGGTGGTTTAGGGTGTTTTGCTGGTGTGAAACACCCCCTCAGCTGCTCACTCGCTCCCCCTCAGCAGGACAAGGGCAAAAATAGGATAAGAAAATTTGTGAGTTGCAGTAAAGACGTGGAGATCCCTTACCAGTTAGTCACAGACAGAATAGTCTTGACTTGGGGAAAACTACATTTATTACCAATTATAATAGATTGGTTATTGCTAATACgcgctccagcacctggagcacctccttgtCCTCTGAAATCTGCattccttctgctgtttctcactttttttcctctccttctctgcctgtccAGCGTTTTgtcccctttcttaaatataattTCACAAAGGTGCCACCAACTCTGAtgggctctgctttgccctgcgCTGGGTCCGGCCCCCTCGAGGGGTTTCCTAGCTGGAGCTCGCTTAAGATACATGCTGCCCTGTGGCTCAGAGCTCCCAGGGAGCCTGTGGCTGCcacaacattattttttcccaCTTTTAAGAGTGTTGGAGCCTTTGGGTTATTCGGGGAGGCGGTGGGGAGGGCGAAGGCAGGACAGCGAGCGGCGATGGGAAATGGCCGCTTCCCTCCCGGAAGGTCAGCCTGGGGAATGCAGCTGGAATCCGGCCATCCCCGCGCGGCAGCGAGTCGTGCTGATGGCAGCAGAGAGCTCCCTGCGGGCAGAAACATGCTGCTTACCTCcatcttttattttcagcttgtttttctAACCCCTCGTGCCTGCTGAGGCAGCGTCCAACTCCTCCTCAAAGAGTAATAGCATGGGTGAAActccagaggaggaggagaggtcgTAGAAGTGCAGTGGGGATGTCTTGTAGGGCCTGGAGGCGATGCCGAGGGCTCTGGGCATGACCAGAGTTGTACATAGAATGTGACATACAGCCTAGCAAAGCCAGCAAGCTGTCCTGGCAGCCTCAGcgctcacagaatcccagaatcatccgggctggaaaagcccctgaagctcctccagcccgaccatgaccctccccctgaccccccccaactcccccagacccctcagcgctggctcagcccgactcttcaacccccccagggatcccggggactcccccctgccctgggcagcccattccaacgcccaacagccccttctgcacagaaatccttcctcagagccagcctgaccctgccctgggcagcttgaggccattccctcggggcctggcgctggggccttggctccagagactcatcccccctctctgccccctcctggcagggagttgcagagggccaggaggtctcccctcagcctcctcttctccagtctgaacccccccagttcccccagccgctccccagcagacctgtgctccagaccctgccccagctccgttgcccttctctggccacgctcgagtcattcaatggcctttttggggtgaggggcccagaactgaaccccctcagcgaggggcggcctccccggtgccgagcccagggctcagatcccttccctgtccctgctggccacgccagggctggtacaagccaggatgccattgccctccttggccccctgggcacactcatGCTGAACGGATCCAAAGCTGGTTTTCCATGGGGTTTTTCTCAGGAGCTTGGGAGGAGCTCTGAGAGCGGGCAGGATGCAAAGGGACGGCTCCTGCCTTGAGGAGCCCTCGGCCGCGGGGCACGGAGCAGCAGTGGACGCTCAGCAGAGCTTTTGTGGCCCTTCAGACTGGTTTCCACTGCAGCTACAGATCTGGTGCCGTGTTCCTCCCTCCAAACAAGCGTTGGTGGTGCTTTTAGTGGGAATCTGTGGTGTGTTTGAAGGAAGGGGGGGCTGAACCCCCCCAcacctcctccctgctcctcatTGAGAGGTTTTATTCAGTCCCTTGTCAGCAGCGACTCGGTGGTCTCAGATAACTCCATCCCTGCCCCTTGTCCTCGCGTGGGGGAGTGGGTCCTTACGAGCgttttcctcttccttccgcCCACAGATCAGTGCTGTGCGTTTGCCACGGGAGCCCACCAACCCGGAGCGGTTGAAAGGTTTTGGTTATGCTGAGTTTGAAGACATAGACTCCTTGTTCCAGGCGCTGAGCCTTAATGAAGAGGTGAGTCCCACCCTGGCGTGCGAGCTCCCCCCGGTGCCCCCAGTCGGATCAGGCAAGTTCCTCTGCAGCCCTGGACAACTAGAGAAGcatgaaaaactgttttcttgtgGAGCAATGGCTGGTCCTGCTTGATTGAGACTTAAATGAGGACGAAAGTGCTTTTTTAGGCCGTTGAGAAGCCCTGAGTGGCCGAAGCTGCCTGCGCTGTGCTTGGGCATCACCCCGGGATCCCCGAGGCTGACTTCTCgctgatttttttcagtctttaggGAACAGAAGGATACGAGTGGACGTTGCTGATCAAGCTCAGGATAAAGGTGAGTGTCATGCTGGCTCACCGTCCTCCCTTGGCCGTGGCCACCTCGGTAGCCCCATCCTGTGCTGGGTTGGTGACCAGCCTGGCTGAGGAGGAACAAATCGCTGTCATCACAGCCCAGATCACTGCGTCTGAGCCCTGCTTCAGGGCTTGGTTCCTGCCTGCTAGGCCCAGCCAGGATGTTTTACCAGCCAGCCCTTATCTAATAACGCCGTGCCGGTTCCTCCCACGCCCCCATGCTGTCCCTGTCGCGCTAATTGCTTCGGCTTGACGAAGCGTCGGCGGTTCCTGCTGATGCAGAGCAGTGAGCGCGGTGAGGCTGGGCTGTGCTCCCGCCTGGTTCGCTGCTCCCATCCCTGTGAGCTGagttttccctcctttccccgGCAGATCGGGACGATCGCTGCTTCGGCAGAGATCGGGATCGCTTCCGTGACTCGGAGAGGTTCGAGAGCGACTGGAGGGCCCGTCCCGCCACCACCGATAGCTTCGACGATTACCCACCCCGCAGGGGCGACGACAGCTTCGGGGACAGTGAGTTGGTAGAAAAATGCGTGTTCCTTCTGTCACCGTCCTGAAACGGTGGCCGCGGGGTCTGAATGAGAATGAAAGAGTCACAGAATccctcaggttggaaaagcccctcgggatcatcgagtccaaccctcagctcgactctacaaagttctcccctaccccacatcccccccagctcatcccaacggcccttaaacccccccagggatggggactcccccctccctgggcagcctgttcccctctctgaccactcctccctgaaatattttctcctcctgcccagcctgaccctcccctgtggcagtttccagccgttccctcttgtcctgtccctgatcccctgggagcagagcccagccccagcctctccacaacgtcctgtcaggagctgcagagagggatgagggctcccctcagcctcctcctcctcaccctgaacactcccagctccttccctgcctcctcacagcattgattctccagcccctccccagcctcgctgccctcctctgccctcgctccagcccctcgagatctctctgggattgaggtgcccaaacctggtgaggccacacctggaggttgtgtccagtgccgagcacagggtgactgtcacctccctgtccctgctggccacactagtgctgatacaagccaggatgccgttggcttccttggccacccgggcacactgctggctcctgttcggctgcttgtcagtgagaacccccagaccctgctcccccagacagctccagccgcccctccccgagcctgtagccatgcggggggttgttgtggcccaagtgcaggccCCGGCACTTGCCCTtgctgaagctcatcccgttCACGTTGGCCACGATCccatctatccaggtctctctgtagagcctccctgtcctcacgcAGATCGACACTCCCCCTTCACTTGGTGCCCTTCCCTCCGCTTCTCCCCTGGCGAGCAGGTTCCCTGCAGGACTCAGTGGTCGCTTCCCCTGCTCCTGTAGCCCAGAGCTGAATGCGCCGCATCTTCCCGTTCTTCctcatttctgttgttttctccTGAAAATCTGCGTTACCTTGACACCCAGGTGTGTTTTATTCTGCTCCGTCGGTGACTGGACGCTGACAGAGCGGCCGCCCGAGCTCGTTCCGGGGCCGGTGGGTCGGCGCCGCCTCCCATCTGGAGAACAGAAGTGGGATTTTCCTGCTTCCGGAAGGGATTTGTGACTCACAGTAACGAGTGCAGGGAAATCCTTGTGGGTGTCTGTCACCTGAGCATTCAGGGTAGGACGTGCCCTGCTCACAccagcccacccccccccgccccttctcTTGCCTCCAGGGTATCGGGATCGCTACGACGATCGGTATCGCGACGGGCCCCGGCGGGACATGGACCGCGGCTTCGGGGGCCGGGATCGCTACGACGACCGCAGCAGGGACTACGACCGAGGTGGGATGTTCCCCAAGTTCTCTGGGGTGGAGAGGGTGAGGGCAAGACCCCCACCACAGCTGAGCCGCCCAGTACGGCCCAGTTCACCCTCCTCTAACTGGGGAAGGGTGCGGAGAATGAGCTGCTGCTCGTCCTCTCCCGGCAGCTTTAATCCCTGGCCTTTAGTCCTTCCCAGAGCCCAGGTCTGGCCCAGATTTTCAGGCCGTTGTGTTAGGAAGGGGCTGGGCTGTCTGTTAAAGGATGTCACCAGACTGGGGGTATCTCTAGGCtgctttattaacagctcagagtcGGGCCATCATctcagggagtggccacagctgacaaaaagcgtCTTATATTTAGATGATTCTTCATAACATGTAATACAATACTAATTAATcctcaatttcaaaagtccattatattccagagttctAACTAGTTCTCGTCCCACTCTGGTTCCTTTTCCCACATCCCTGCTCACTGACGCAGTCTTCGATCTTCATCTCAattcatttttaaacttctgtaaaACACTCAAAATATTCAATTTAACATATACTCAATTTACATCTAGCTTTCCCActacctaatttttttttctaaattacttatcccaagttaatcacttatttcttatCTTCTGTCATGTCAACAACTTAATGCCTAAGGTTAATCTTTAATGATTTggcttgactgggttttaaaccaggcatgGTGAGAGCTGTACAGGGGACCAGTAAGTAGCATGTGCACTGAACACTACACAACCAGTAGTGTTCtgggagcacctgtgcatactgcagcgtgctgtcagtattgtttctagggcacctgtgctctattaatcaAACCTATAAAACGATAATCTAATTATGAATTATTTCtactattaataatatcctaaaaaaaaaaaaaaaaaaaaaagagttttctaaagcttattcctttcaCGCTGCCCTGCTGGAAGGCCTCTTGCTGTGCTGCCCGCCGACCTGGGAGGGATCAAGGACTCAGTGGGAAGCGtttccttttctccccccccctccacgtCCACAGGTTACGACTCCAGGATAGGCAGCGGGAGGAGGGCCTTCGGCAGCGGGTACCGCCGGGATGACGACTACCGAGGCTACGAGGACCGCTACGACCGGCGGGACGACCGCATGGATCGGTGGAACTCCCGGGACGATTACGGCCGGGATGATTTCCGCCGTGAGGACAGAGGTGAGGGCTGctttggggggtgggaggggggggtctGACCACCAGCACACCCCACCCCGAGCTCAGCTGAGAGCAGGATTCGCCCTCACCGGTGGCGTCTTGGCGCCTTCCCAGGTCCCACTCAGAGGCCGAAGCTGAACCTGAAGCCCCGGAGTGCGCCCAAGGAGGAGGAAACCTCCGTGGCCCCTGCACCCCAGTCCAGCCGGGCTGCCTCCATCTTCGGGGGGGCCAAACCAGTGGACACAGCTGCCAGGGAGCGGGAGGTGGAGGAGCGGCTACAAAAGGAGCAAGAGAAGCTGCAACGCCAGCTGGAGGACGATAAGAGGATAGAGAGACGACCCCGAGAGAGGTGGGGTGGGGGCCTCTGGCTGCCCCGGGCTCGTGGGGTTCAGCCAAATCCCCTCCAACCCCACCCCGAATTGTGGCCCCCAAGCGCCAgctcagctccttcccctccGGCACAGGCATCCCAGCTGGCGAAGCGAGGAGAACCAGGAGCGGTCGCGGACGGGGAGCGAGTCCTCGCAGACCGGCAACTCGGGGCCCCCCGGCACCTCTGTGGGAACCGGCCCGACGGGCAGGAGTGAGTAAAGagtttggggggggccctgggctAGACCCGGCTTGTCCCTTGTCCCCACTCTTTGACCTTCCGTTGGTTTGTGTCTCCCCTTGCAGCCACGCGACGGAGGGAGAGCGAGAAGTCCCTGGAGAACGAGACGTTCACCAAGGAGGACGATGCCCCTTCTCCCACCCCCAAGGCGAGGGAGGAGAAGCAGCCGCTGAAGGTGATGCCCGCGCCCCCACCCAAGGAAAACGCCTGGGTGAAGCGGAGCAGCAacccccccgcccgctcccagaGCTCGGATTCGGAGCAGCACTCTCCCACCAGGTCGGTGCCGCGGGGGGAAGACACGGCCCAGCCCTTCGCCCTCCCCATTTTCCCCCGTGCCAGGGGGGCTCGTGGAGCCCCAATAcctcccccagcagctccccagcgtTGGGATCTCAACGTCTCGGTGATGTTCATTGTTTTTTCCACCCCCCAACACAGTGGCACCCAGACCGCACCCGGACTCCCCGCGGAAGATGGGGCACCCCCGAAGAACACCCACAGGAGAGGTAAGGCTGGCGCTGGGCCGCTCCTGCCTCCTTCAAcctcccccccaaatccccccaaacctGTCCCCAAAAACTCTCCTGGTCCTGGCaaagggctctgagcaacctccACCCCCTTCTGCTCATGTTTTGTGACCTCACGCCCTTTTCATTTCTTCCCCCCCCATCACCAGGAGATGAAAATAAACCCGACGGGGGCCGGGAGAGCGGCTCCAAGGTCCGAAGTGGGAGCTCCGGCCGTGGCCCGGGAGATTCAGACAGGTGGGTGCCCCTGTGCatgttccccccaccccatcccagcTTCAGGAGTCGGGGTGTCGCCTCCCCCGTCCCTCCCTCTGAGCGCCCAAGAGTCGGGATTAAGACTTAACCTTGACCTAAGGGGCCTCCGGTTCTTGCAGGAAAGAGAGCAGGAAGGATCACGACTCGCGACCTGCATCTGAGCCAAAGAAACTTGACGAGAACCCCCCTTCCGTAAGCACCTTTTGGGGGGGGCCCATCGCTGGGGGGAGGGAGCGCTGGGTGTTTGGGGAGCAGAGACCTCAGTCTGGGGTGGGAGTTACTCCCCTCAGCTCTTGGGGTGGGGtttagtttgggattttttggggggcgtttgggggttaTTGGTTAGTTGATCTTTTGGTTATTTGGTCTTTTTTGGTGATTTTTCTCCGTGTGATAACGAGGTAACAccactcacccccccccccccccccccgtcccaaCACCTCTCTCCTGCAGTTCAGCCACGCCAGCAAATACGCTGCGCTCTCGGTGGACGGCGAGGATGACGGTGAGGATGAAGAATGCGCCGAATAAAACCTCCGGCCCCCCTCGTAGCGTCTCCCAACCAGCTGCCACCTTTGGGATTATTtggagaattaaaacaaaaacggaaaaaaaaaaaaaaaaccacacacacaaaaaaaaaaccaacaaaacaaccacacCACCAAACCTCTATCCAGACgagacagaaataaaacctaaaactCAACAGCTCCTGGAGACCTTTCTTAAAACttttttagatgaaaaaaatatttaaaaaaaaaaaaaaaaaacgcaaagtacacaaaaaaaaaatcccccaaaagaAACCGAATGTCTtgcatgctgctgctgcctcgACAGTGTTGCCGGAGCCGCCGGGAGGAGACATGCGGGGTGTCGCTGGCCttcctcccgccctccctcctcctcctcttcctcctcgccAGCAGCGCTGCCCTCAGAGACCAACCCCAGgtagggctggggggggggtcgtGGGGCACCGGGAATCCCCCCCCAGCTGGGATTTGGGCCAGCTCtggcccccccacagcccccagtTGGTTCTTGGAAGGGatcagcagctcctggggcaccttcctcctcctcctcctcctcctctgtcacaAGtctttgccccccccccgcccttcaCCCCATAttccccccccccgtgtccccccttttTAGGCACAACCCCTGGAATTGTGGCCCCAccttgaaatatttccttttttttttttttctcttttagtggAGTCACCGTCGCCAGCTttaggggatgggggggggggtgtcagtgcctGCACGGTGACACGTGAGCagcctggggggcggggggggtgtccccaaactCACCCActttccccagcacccccccacacCTTTTATTTGGGGATAAAAAAGGGGGGGCACCCACCTACACTCTGCCTCCTCCCACCTCGTGGCGAGGTTGGGGTGATTTTTAGCTGGTCCAAGGGGAAGGGGCACAgccatggggaccccccccaccccctgggGCTGcctccctgtgaccccccccgTCCCCCTCAGCAGAGAAAACTGTACAAAATTGTACAAAATTGTACAAAATTATCTTCTATGAAAACGCTTTGTAACGGGCACGGAGCTGGGGGGAGGCCGTTtgctgtgtgcccccccccccccacttcgcTGCATTGGATGGGGTggaggtttgggatttttttttttttgtttgtttcctctaATAAAACTAATGTTTAAAATACCCTTTAACGCCCCAATCCCTTCagcttcatcctcctcctcctcctcaccccccctcccacccagcacccccgTAACCAGCCTTAATTAAAGATTAATGAGCGCCTTCCCGCACCCCCTGAACCTCCCTCTTCTTCATCGCCGCTGTCTTCCTCACGCCCGTGTCTGGAAATTCTCCCCGGGGCCTTTAAAAACATGAAACCaggtcccccccccccctgcccaccttcccccccccccccccgggccccctcTTCGGGCGTGTTTGTGCCGCAGAACCCGACCCCACAATGGGGGCTCTGTCTCCGCTCCCCGACTTGGCCGGtggcgccggggcgggggccaAGTCTGGCTGCGGTCtctgtttccccccccccctgcacctcACTGAGGTGTTGGGCCGGGGGGGGCTTTGAGGGGACCCCAAGAACCCAGGGTTGGGGTTTCCCCTTGCACCCCCATGGCTCttgggtttgggggtgccccAAGGCCCAgcgctggagggggggggggggtttggcttgacacccacccaccccccctccaTGCCCTGAGCAGCCCCTGGGGTAGGAGGcagcggggtttgggggggctgccggccccccccagggctggacaGCAGGTGGCCCCCCCTAGGGACCAGCCTCTCTGTGtccccggggttggggggggcatTGGCCCATCCTAGGACATCACCCACCCCTTGCGGGGGGGGCACACGACACCCCACATCTTCACCTCTGCCACCCACCGAggggacacacccccccacccccaatgtGCCCATTttggggggacccccccgcccctccccaggTACCACCTGGGCGTGGGGCTgtccccggcgggggggggggggggtgtcaccacACCCGGGGTGGGCACGGGCACCCATCCCCACCTCTGTCACCCACcgaggggacacccccccccttcaATGTCCCCAGTTTGgggggcacagcctgcctgcagccccccccctcagagccccGGAGCCCAaccctgtccccccccacccccgcggTGGCAggggggggccagggggaggagttgtttgtttagtttggtgtttgggttttttatggcTGTTTCCAAGatcttttagaggaaaaaaaaaaaaaaaaaaaaaaaattaaaaaaaaaaaaaaaaacaatcgagtgctgggaaagagaaaaataacccGGAGGCGGCCGGAGCCcatgggccggggggggggcggctggtgctgggcccagccctgctgctcgcgcccccccggcaccccaaagGTGTGTTCTCgcggggggggggcttggggggggtccCCCTTTCTTTTCTTGGGGTGACCGAGGTCTGGcggtggccgggggggggcggtgtccACAGCCGCGAGTtccgtgtgtgtccgtgtcccgGGGAGCCCGGAgcggggttttgggggggggtgggggggggggggtgtggtcaGGTTGTGCttggggggggcacggggggggtccCGGCTCGGGGAAGGTCGAGCTGGCGGCGGCCGGAACCAGGAAGAGCCGCGGccaccggcccccccccgccccccgcctcgCCGGCCCGGGAGCGTCTcggtggaagggggggggggaagaacagacgggaggggggacacacgacaCGGCCGGGGGCACCCCCAGagcggctgcggggccgggccctgCACCCCGAaacccctccctgcaccccataacccccccgcaccccaacacccccccctcgcca
The sequence above is drawn from the Athene noctua chromosome 30, bAthNoc1.hap1.1, whole genome shotgun sequence genome and encodes:
- the EIF4B gene encoding eukaryotic translation initiation factor 4B, whose product is MAASAKKKNKKGKTLTLTDFLAEDGGGGGGPTYIPKPVSWADETDDLEGDVSTTWHSNDDDVYRAPPIDRSILPTAPRAAREPNIDRSRLPKSPPYTAFLGNLPYDVTEESIKDFFRGLNISAVRLPREPTNPERLKGFGYAEFEDIDSLFQALSLNEESLGNRRIRVDVADQAQDKDRDDRCFGRDRDRFRDSERFESDWRARPATTDSFDDYPPRRGDDSFGDRYRDRYDDRYRDGPRRDMDRGFGGRDRYDDRSRDYDRGYDSRIGSGRRAFGSGYRRDDDYRGYEDRYDRRDDRMDRWNSRDDYGRDDFRREDRGPTQRPKLNLKPRSAPKEEETSVAPAPQSSRAASIFGGAKPVDTAAREREVEERLQKEQEKLQRQLEDDKRIERRPRERHPSWRSEENQERSRTGSESSQTGNSGPPGTSVGTGPTGRTTRRRESEKSLENETFTKEDDAPSPTPKAREEKQPLKVMPAPPPKENAWVKRSSNPPARSQSSDSEQHSPTSGTQTAPGLPAEDGAPPKNTHRRGDENKPDGGRESGSKVRSGSSGRGPGDSDRKESRKDHDSRPASEPKKLDENPPSFSHASKYAALSVDGEDDGEDEECAE